One Ranitomeya imitator isolate aRanImi1 chromosome 4, aRanImi1.pri, whole genome shotgun sequence genomic window, atcagtccccaacaaaacatcagtggacaaattatcagacagccccacttccttcaccccgctcccggcaccccaatcaataaaaacccgggccatcggtaagggacagcggatgcccccaatcccagtgacagttagggttttccccggaatgatttcttcaggggccgccagttcgggtcggatgagggttcgttcagccccggtgtccttgaggcctgtagcaacattgcctcccacagtgacgtgctgtacgttgtcacacaccctcccaaccacaccacccaccaaaagaactgctgcattaggccctggggccttggctggggtgttcttctgcttggctgggcagtaggtactgatatgaccagtctgattgcaggtgaaacacttgcgaggttcggtggtaggtctggtgttgttggccacagggccaggacctctggtgtgttggctggcaggggtactggcgttggttgcaggcttaccccctctccagctggtggtgactggcttccgcacttccgatctacggttggcctcataggcatcggcaatctgcgctgctttcgtcacgtctttgggttctctgtccatcacgaactgtcgcacctcagctgggcaaagatgaaagaactggtctttgatcatcaggtctcgcagctgtgcaaaggtggtcactgacagtccttgggtccactggtcaaagtgggtccccagtccatgcaccacatcactgtaactgtcgtgtgggccacgttggagggtccggaactttctacggtacacctcgggtgtaagctggtacttggctatcagagcctgcttgatggcctcatagtcaccatcttgttcttgagggagggcagcaaacgcctccagagctttacctctcagccctggtgtcaggtatcgtgcccattcatctgtaggcagccggtactgtctgcaggctttctcaaaggcccgcagaaaagtgtccaagtctccgtccttctccataacagggaagtgatcgggccggggcttcggtatctgagtgctgctgggctcacgtctctgggcggtggagggcatccccccctgccggagcatctccagttcatgttctcgctgggtttggcgctcggctctctcggcctctcgttcggctcgggcctcctgccgatactgctgaatcagccgtaggcgtccctcatggtcatcagtggggagttcttccaaggccgcctgcaggtgggggtccaattcgcccagattgctaacagggccggcattcagtggttggacctctgctgca contains:
- the LOC138673840 gene encoding uncharacterized protein → MEKDGDLDTFLRAFEKACRQYRLPTDEWARYLTPGLRGKALEAFAALPQEQDGDYEAIKQALIAKYQLTPEVYRRKFRTLQRGPHDSYSDVVHGLGTHFDQWTQGLSVTTFAQLRDLMIKDQFFHLCPAEVRQFVMDREPKDVTKAAQIADAYEANRRSEVRKPVTTSWRGGKPATNASTPASQHTRGPGPVANNTRPTTEPRKCFTCNQTGHISTYCPAKQKNTPAKAPGPNAAVLLVGGVVGRVCDNVQHVTVGGNVATGLKDTGAERTLIRPELAAPEEIIPGKTLTVTGIGGIRCPLPMARVFIDWGAGSGVKEVGLSDNLSTDVLLGTDLGRMVAYYV